Below is a genomic region from Candidatus Roseilinea sp..
CCGTCTCGAATCACAAAGCGGTATACGCCATCGCTGCCGAAGTCAAACTTTAGCGTTGTGGTCAGGCCGGGGCGCGTGCCATCAATCCGGCGCGCCACCTCTTCCAACATGACGCGCAGCGCGCTGGTGGGTTGAGCGATGGCGTGGCTCGTTGCCGGCGGCGCGGCTGCCGCTGACGTCGCGACTTCAGGGACTGCCGCAGGGCGTGTGGACGATGGCGCTTCTCGCCATAGCTCGCGCAGCACATGGGCAGCCAGCTTGGGCCGGCGGTCGCGCGTGAAGACCCCTTTCTGGTTCAGCCCGCCCACCCGCCGGGTGGACTGCACCGAGAGGAAATCGGCGAAGTTCCACACATGCGCGCCGATGACAAAATCTTTGCGCCGCGCCGTCGTCACGTAACCACGGATCAACTCGGCTTGATATTCCTCAGACCACATCACCGGGGGTTGAGCGTGCAAGCCTGCCGGAGCGTCGGCGCCGAACTCACTGATCAAGATGGGCTTTTGGAAGGTCTCGTAGATCAGGTCGAGTTCTTGATCCAGGGTTTCTACGGCGCGCGCAAGCTGGCCGCCTTGCTCGTGCCAGCCCCAATAGCGATTGACGCAGATCACGTCGGTCAGCGCCTGCCATTCCAGGGGCGCGCCCATCCGCCCGACGAAAGTCACCGGCCGGGTGGGGTCCAGGGCGCGGGCGCGGGCGAGCAGATCTCGGAAGAAATCGAGGGCGTAGGCAGGGGGCGGCGTCGTGTCTTGGCCGCTCAGTCGCGCGATCAGGTTGGGCAAGAGCGGCTCGTTCGCCACCGACCACATCACCACGGCCGCATGATTCTTGTCGCGGGCAATCAGCTCCTCTAGCATGCGCAGACACGTCGCTTTGCGCGTCTCCACGCTCGCCCGATCATCGAAGAGGAAGCTCACCGCGGGCAGCTCATCAATGATGAGGATGCCCAGCCGGTCGGCCATCTGCATCTCCTCTTCGGAATACGGGTAGTGCGAAGTGCGATAAGAGTTCGCGCCTACCCATCGCAGCAGGTCGTAATCCTTCACCAACAGCGGCAGATTCAAGCCGCGCCCGCTGGCGTAGAAGTCCTCGTGCCGCCCGAAGCCCTTGAACCATACCGGCTCATCGTTCAGCAAAAACTGCTTGCCCTGCACCGCGACCGTGCGCAGCCCCACCGGCATGGCATACACATCCTGCCCGGCGACGACCGTGAGGTTATACAGGAACGGATCGTTGGGCGACCACCACCGCGTATGAGAAAGTCGCAGCTCCACCTGGCCGACCTCGTCCGCGCTGTGCATCTCGCCCACCGCCGACGACTCCCCGCCGACCAAACGCACCTGGCCGCGCGCCGGCGCCTCGTTCATGCGCACCATCACCTGCACGCGCGCTTGCCCGCCCTCGCGCCGGGTGATCACGGTGATGTCCTGAATGTGCGCAGGCGGCGCGCAGTAGAGCACTACCGGACGGTGCAGGCCGGCATACGGGTAGAAATCGAAGCTGGTGTCTGGGTAGCCCTGGGTCAGCTCGATGTCGAGTGAATTTAAGTTGCCGGCGGGCACGCGATCCGGGCGCAGCATGTTCTCCACCATGATGGCGATGACGTTCTCATCGCCGAAGCGCGCCGCAGCCGTGATGTCGCAGACAAACGGCAGGTGGCCGCCCTCGTGCTCGCCTACGCGTTGGCCGTTGACCCAGACCACTGCGCGGTAGTTTGCCGAACCAATGCGCAACATGACGCGCCGCCCCCTCCAGTCCGTCGGCACGACGACGCGCCGCACATGCCAAGCCGGGCCGAAGTAACCAAACAGGTCGGCATACTGCTCGTTCCAAGAGCCGGGCACGGCCAGCGGTCGCGGCGCCGGCAGGCGATGCATGAATCCTTTCTCTTCCCCGACGTTGTCGGGATCGGGTTGAAAGTCCCACAAACCGGAAAGGTCAAGCACAACGCGCGAGGGGGTTGGGTAGGGATACAACATCTTGAGACTCCTTTCGGGAGGGCAGGCTCACATAGGCGATGTCAGCCTGGGCGCGGCTCCGGCGTCGCGAGCTGGCGAGGGCGACGTCCAAAAGCCCCGATTGCAGCGACGCCGTAGATGATCAATCCAAGGCTGACCAGCGTCAGCCACGACAGCCGATAATCGGGTAGCAAGATCAGTTGCCAAAATACCGGCAATCCGATGAACGCTGCGTTATAGCTGGGCACGAGCAAGCTGGCGCGCGCTTTAAGGACGAAGGCCACCTGCGTCAGCACAAAAGCTAAAAAGCCGACCACAAACGATGCAGCGAAGATGACGCTGCCCAGCGCGGTGGTGGGCAGGATGTTCGACGCGCCGCCGTAGTTCTGACCGATGCCTTTGAGAAAGGCATCCAAGCTGCCCAGGCTGCCGGCTACCAGGCCGAACACGACGGCCAGGAAGCGCAAATTGCCCGCGCGCCAGGCCACGATCATGCTGATCACACCGACAACGAGCCACATCCCCAGCGCGAAGAAGAAGGCCGGCAAGTTCATCGTGAAGCGGTCGAGCGCTGCCGCGCGCGACAGGTTGTCATAGCCGATGCTCGACGTGCCCAGCACGATGGCGGCTGCGCCGAGGGCCTCGCGCCGGCTGATCGGCTCCTTCAACACCCAATAGGCATAGAGCATCAAGAAGACGAGGCCAACGCCGAACACGCTGCTGAACAGCGCCGGCGGGCCGTAAGGCTGAGCCAAGATCGGCCAAATGAACAGCGTGTTGTTCAAGAAGACGCCGGCAAAGTAAATCAACGGCTTGCGCAAGCGCTGACCGCTTGGCACCTGTTGTCCGCGCAGCCGCGCCTGAAGCTGATCGAACACCTCAATCCCCTGGCGCTCCAGCGCCTTGGCCAGATGCGTTTGGATCGTTGAGATGAGGCCCAAGCACAGAACCAAGGGGATGTTGGTCATTAGCGACAGCCTGCTTCGATCAGCCAATGCTCGCACCGACCTCGCGGAGGAGCTTCACCGTGGCGTCGGGGATGCGCGCCGGCTTCTTGCCGAGCAAGCGACACATGATGAGCTTGCGCGCCGTGATCTCGATGTTCTCAGTCCAGTCCGCAGCGCGGCGCAAGCTGGAGCCGGCGACCACCATGCCATGATTTTGCATCAAAACGGCCAAACCATGTTTGCGCATCGCCTCCGAAACCGCCTCGGCCAGCGCCTCGCTGCCCGGCATGATGAACGGCACGACGGGCAGCTCGCCGACGAAGGCAGCCTCGGTCGAGATCGGCTCGAATTTCATGCCGACCAGTGACATCAAGGTGGCGTACTCCGGGTGACTGTGAATGACGGCCTGGACGTCGGGCATCTTGCGGTAGATCGCGCAGTGGATGCGCAATTCACTGGAGGCGGTGTATTCCGTCGGGCGCACCACTTGGCCATCCAGGTTGATCCGCACCAGCATCTCGGCGCGCAGCTCGCCCTTGAACAGGCCGCTTGGGGTGATCCAAATCTCGTCCGGTTGGTCCGCGCATCGCGCGCTGACGTTGCCGCCGGTCGCGGTGATCAGCCCCTTGGCGTATAGCTCCTGCGTGATCTTCACGACGTTCAAGGCGTCGGAGTCGCCGGCCCATCGCCCGCCTGTGGGCGGAGCGGAAGGGGCGGAAAAGGTTGATGCCGCTGCGACAGGCTGCGGTGCGGCGGCCGGCGAAGTCAACTCTGCCAGGTTGCCCAGCTCCCCAACTGCAGCGCGCGCTTGCGCATACAGGCGGGACATGTGGCCCTGAATGCGCATGAAGGCCATGGCGCGCGCAGTGTCGCCGCTGAACGAGAGCTTGCCGCTGAGGGCCGCTTTTGTGGGATTGACGCGGCCGGTGAAGATGCCGTCCAGAACTTCGGTAGTGGTCTTTAGCCTCACCTCGGCGTGAACGGACGGCGTCCCCACCCCGGCGGTCACCTTGCCGTCAATGAAGGAGAGATAAAACGTCTGATCGAGGTCTTTGAGTGTGAACAGGAAGGTGACCTGTTTGCCTTTGGCGAAGGTCGCCAGCTCAGCATCGGCGGCCACGCGCCGGGTGAAATCGTCCAGCAAGGCCAGCACCTTTTGGCGTGTTTCGTTCGTCGCAGGCGGTGCCGCGGCAGGCGCAACGGAATGTGCGGAGGGTGAGGATGATGAGGATGATGAGGGTAAAGCCGGCGTTTGCGTCGCCGTAGAAGCCTCGGCAGCGGCAGGCGAACGTCGCCCGGCGGCTGCCTCCAGGTCGGTCACGGCCGGGCCGGGACGCTGGCGACGCCGATGCAGCGCCGCTGCGTCCATCGCGCGTGGCCCGCGCCAGCGAAATGAACGCATGACTTCAGGGTTAAGCGCATGATCGGGAGCCTTGCCCGCCAGCAACTGGGTCAACGCGCGCGCGGCCGCTTCGCCCTGATGCGCAGCCACCTGCTGGGTGTTGCCGCCGATGTGCGGCGTGGCGATGACGTTCGGCGCGTTTAGCAGCGGATCATCCGCTGCCGGCGGTTCCACGGCGAACACATCGGTTGCGTAGCCGCCCAGTCGGCCCTGATGAAGCGCCCGGCACACTGCGGCTTCGTCCACCAGGGCGGCGCGCGCCGTGTTGACGAGGAACGCGCCGGGCTTCATTTGCGCCAGCGTCTGAGCATTGATCAGGCCCCGCGTCTCATCGGTGACCGGCGCATGCAGGCTCACGAAGTCGCTCTGCGCCAAGAGCTGCGCCAAGCTGACCTTCTCTGCGCCCAGGCGGGTGATTTGCGACTCGCTCAGGAAGGGGGTCGCAGATCAACACGCGCGCGCCGAAGGGGAGCAGCCGCGCTGCTACCTTGCGGCCCACTGCGCCGCCGCCGATCAGCCCCACCGTCTTGCGCCACAGCTCCACGCCGAGGAAGGCTTCATGAGCCTGGCCGAGCCGACCCAGGTCGCCCGCCTCGCCCCCCGGCTGGTGCAAAAAGGCAAGCGCCGATGGGAGCTTGCGCGCCAACGCGAGGATGAAAGCTATTGTCAAATCGGCGACAGCATCGGCGTTGCGCGCCGGCGTGTGTGCGACCAACACCCCGGCCAGCGAGCATGCCTCCACGTCCACGTTGACCGGGTTGCCGCGGCACACGATCACGGCGCGCAGGTCGGGCAATTGCAACAGCACCTCGGCATCCACCACGTCCACCTCGGTGATGAAGACGTGGCACCCTTGCAGGGCCTGCGCCAGCTCGTCTCCCGTCAGCACCACGCCCGCTTCGCGATAGGGTCGGTAGATCACGTCGGCTAACCGGCTCAACTGCGCTCGCGATGCCTCGTCCATCTCGGCGCTGACGAAGACACGTGGGCGGAAGGCGTCTGGCATGGGCGCCGCCTGCTGAACCGTTGGCGCTTCCAGCACCGCCTCGGTGACGTGCTCGCTTGCCAGCGCGTCTGCTTCGCGGCGCGCCTGGCAGAGCTGCGACCAGGCGGCGTAAAGCCGATGATAGGTGGCCGATTGAGCGCCGGGCCGATGCGCTTCGGCAGGGCGCACGAGCGCCTGCGCGGCCGCGGTCAGGCTGTCGAATAAGCCTGCGCCAACGCCGGCGCAGAAAGCGGCGCCGAGCGCGCTGGCTTCGACCACAGCGCTGGCATAGACCACTTGTCCCAGCACATCGGCGAGCAGTTGCCTCCAGAAGGGGCTGCGGCTCATGCCGCCGGCCAGTCCAAGCCGCTGCATCGGCCCGTTGGCGGCAGCGGCGACCTGTTCCAGGTTGGCCCGCACGGCATACGCCATTCCTTCCACCACGGCGCGGGTGAACTGGGGTACGGCGTTCGGCAGCGCTTCGGCGGCGAGCGCCGAAAACGTGAACGTGTCTATGGGCATCGCCAGCGCGCGCGCGTCGAAGCGGCGCGCGCCGATGGTGGAGTAGGCGTCGGAGGTGGGTTGCCGAGCTGCCTCGGCTTCGGCCAACCAGCGAGCCGTGGGCTGCGGGTCGGCGGCGAAGCATAGGCGCGCCAGCCAGTCCAGTGTGGCGCCCACGCTACCGGCGTTGCTCTCCAAGACGTAGCGGCCTGGGAGAAGGTGTAGACCGGCCCACAAGCGCGCATCGGCCGTGATCGGCTGCTCGGTCACCCATTGCACCGGCGCCGTTGTGCCGGCCACGATGCCGACCTCGCCCGGCGCCAGGATGCCCATGCCGAGCAGGCCGCACTGTGTGTCTGGCCCGCCCACGGCCACCGGTGTGCCGGGCACGAGGCCCAGATCGTCGGCGGCGGCGCGCGTCAAGTCACCCAGGCGCTCG
It encodes:
- a CDS encoding beta-glucuronidase, with product MLYPYPTPSRVVLDLSGLWDFQPDPDNVGEEKGFMHRLPAPRPLAVPGSWNEQYADLFGYFGPAWHVRRVVVPTDWRGRRVMLRIGSANYRAVVWVNGQRVGEHEGGHLPFVCDITAAARFGDENVIAIMVENMLRPDRVPAGNLNSLDIELTQGYPDTSFDFYPYAGLHRPVVLYCAPPAHIQDITVITRREGGQARVQVMVRMNEAPARGQVRLVGGESSAVGEMHSADEVGQVELRLSHTRWWSPNDPFLYNLTVVAGQDVYAMPVGLRTVAVQGKQFLLNDEPVWFKGFGRHEDFYASGRGLNLPLLVKDYDLLRWVGANSYRTSHYPYSEEEMQMADRLGILIIDELPAVSFLFDDRASVETRKATCLRMLEELIARDKNHAAVVMWSVANEPLLPNLIARLSGQDTTPPPAYALDFFRDLLARARALDPTRPVTFVGRMGAPLEWQALTDVICVNRYWGWHEQGGQLARAVETLDQELDLIYETFQKPILISEFGADAPAGLHAQPPVMWSEEYQAELIRGYVTTARRKDFVIGAHVWNFADFLSVQSTRRVGGLNQKGVFTRDRRPKLAAHVLRELWREAPSSTRPAAVPEVATSAAAAPPATSHAIAQPTSALRVMLEEVARRIDGTRPGLTTTLKFDFGSDGVYRFVIRDGRVSVVEGDGEAVAWVRMAGDMALKVFRDKVNPMAAVLTGRIKVGGDLKALTILRDF
- a CDS encoding hypothetical protein (possible pseudo, frameshifted), whose protein sequence is MAQLLAQSDFVSLHAPVTDETRGLINAQTLAQMKPGAFLVNTARAALVDEAAVCRALHQGRLGGYATDVFAVEPPAADDPLLNAPNVIATPHIGGNTQQVAAHQGEAAARALTQLLAGKAPDHALNPEVMRSFRWRGPRAMDAAALHRRRQRPGPAVTDLEAAAGRRSPAAAEASTATQTPALPSSSSSSSPSAHSVAPAAAPPATNETRQKVLALLDDFTRRVAADAELATFAKGKQVTFLFTLKDLDQTFYLSFIDGKVTAGVGTPSVHAEVRLKTTTEVLDGIFTGRVNPTKAALSGKLSFSGDTARAMAFMRIQGHMSRLYAQARAAVGELGNLAELTSPAAAPQPVAAASTFSAPSAPPTGGRWAGDSDALNVVKITQELYAKGLITATGGNVSARCADQPDEIWITPSGLFKGELRAEMLVRINLDGQVVRPTEYTASSELRIHCAIYRKMPDVQAVIHSHPEYATLMSLVGMKFEPISTEAAFVGELPVVPFIMPGSEALAEAVSEAMRKHGLAVLMQNHGMVVAGSSLRRAADWTENIEITARKLIMCRLLGKKPARIPDATVKLLREVGASIG